The proteins below come from a single Streptomyces spongiicola genomic window:
- a CDS encoding S9 family peptidase: MTRPPTGNGPHRPVRAPASAAPRAAADGGGGEAPGPRFRTYRAELPDVCAADPARMVFTADADGRCQVFTWDATTGRAEQVTDRPGGTLRCAIDHGARVWWFAEDADGRGHWRFRSFGGGGDRRGLEGVADGSPRGLGLTPDGTVAVATAADGGTTVHIGPRGGRARTVTRVEGHAVLAGISPDGRHLAVGGPAGSDRAVTVLSPDGTVRAVLGGGPHGGELWALGFRPSTGDDGTRTGDATGDGDATRTGDGTGDGGDGTELLLVRQHRDRYVLAVWRPGAGPVTWEWCAFDTEITASWYPDGGAVLVRQDRHGRSLLHRADPRTRSVSAVPAPPGTLLAAAARPGGDVHCLWTSASQPPRMLSTAGTPLPPLGTVDGSVPGDHRETWTPGPDGPVHSLLALPEGAAPAPAVFLVHGGPADHDRDAYDGVVHSLVASGFAVVRANYRGSTGYGPRWRRAYPAGVGLTQVQDLAAVRADLVRRGLVRADATALWGTSWGGYLALLAAGVDPALWHAAVAVKPVADCAAAHRTATPALRALDERLFGGTPDTVPEAYARSSPVRYVPRVRAPLLVVAAERDDKCPPEQVRDYLRALALAGVRHEAMWLDTGHDGYDGRHHVAVLRRAIGFLGRELCGSGRPDSRAARRPTPDVPLRPERDPGPPPDAATGTGTTPAHRRGGHRAEGRRQQRPAGG; encoded by the coding sequence GTGACCCGCCCGCCCACCGGGAACGGCCCGCACCGCCCCGTCCGCGCCCCGGCGTCCGCGGCCCCCCGGGCCGCCGCCGACGGCGGCGGCGGCGAGGCCCCCGGTCCCCGCTTCCGGACCTACCGCGCCGAACTGCCGGACGTCTGCGCCGCCGACCCGGCGCGGATGGTGTTCACCGCCGACGCCGACGGACGCTGCCAGGTGTTCACCTGGGACGCGACGACCGGCCGGGCCGAGCAGGTGACGGACCGTCCGGGCGGCACGCTGCGCTGCGCGATCGACCACGGCGCCCGGGTGTGGTGGTTCGCCGAGGACGCCGACGGCCGCGGCCACTGGCGGTTCCGGTCCTTCGGCGGCGGCGGGGACCGGCGCGGCCTGGAGGGGGTCGCGGACGGCTCCCCCCGGGGCCTCGGTCTGACCCCCGACGGCACGGTCGCCGTCGCCACGGCCGCCGACGGCGGCACCACCGTCCACATCGGCCCGCGCGGCGGCCGGGCCAGGACCGTGACCCGCGTCGAGGGTCACGCCGTGCTCGCGGGGATCTCACCCGACGGGCGGCATCTGGCCGTCGGCGGACCGGCGGGCTCCGACCGCGCGGTGACCGTGCTGTCCCCCGACGGCACCGTACGCGCGGTACTGGGCGGCGGCCCGCACGGCGGGGAACTGTGGGCTCTCGGCTTCCGGCCGTCGACCGGCGACGACGGCACCCGGACCGGCGACGCCACCGGGGACGGCGACGCCACCCGGACCGGCGACGGCACCGGGGACGGCGGCGACGGCACCGAACTGCTCCTCGTCCGGCAGCACCGGGACCGCTATGTCCTCGCCGTCTGGCGCCCCGGAGCGGGACCGGTCACCTGGGAGTGGTGCGCGTTCGACACGGAGATCACCGCCTCCTGGTACCCCGACGGCGGCGCCGTGCTGGTCCGGCAGGACCGCCACGGCCGCAGCCTGCTCCACCGCGCCGACCCGCGCACGCGCTCGGTCTCCGCCGTGCCGGCGCCGCCCGGCACCCTGCTGGCCGCGGCCGCGCGCCCCGGCGGGGACGTGCACTGCCTGTGGACGTCGGCCTCGCAACCGCCGCGGATGCTGTCGACCGCGGGCACCCCGCTGCCGCCGCTCGGCACCGTCGACGGCTCCGTACCCGGCGACCACCGCGAGACATGGACCCCGGGCCCGGACGGTCCGGTGCACAGCCTGCTCGCCCTGCCGGAGGGGGCGGCGCCGGCTCCGGCGGTGTTCCTGGTGCACGGCGGACCCGCGGATCACGACCGCGACGCCTACGACGGTGTCGTGCACTCCCTGGTGGCCTCCGGTTTCGCGGTCGTGCGCGCCAACTACCGGGGCTCCACCGGCTACGGGCCGCGCTGGCGCCGCGCCTACCCCGCGGGCGTCGGCCTGACCCAGGTGCAGGATCTCGCCGCCGTACGGGCCGACCTGGTCCGCCGCGGTCTGGTGCGGGCCGACGCCACCGCGCTGTGGGGCACCTCGTGGGGCGGCTATCTGGCGCTGCTCGCCGCGGGTGTCGACCCCGCCCTCTGGCACGCCGCCGTCGCCGTGAAACCGGTGGCCGACTGCGCGGCCGCGCACCGCACCGCCACCCCGGCGCTGCGCGCCCTCGACGAACGGCTGTTCGGCGGCACGCCCGACACGGTGCCCGAGGCGTACGCCCGCAGCTCCCCGGTCCGCTACGTGCCCCGGGTGAGGGCCCCGCTGCTGGTCGTCGCGGCCGAACGCGACGACAAGTGCCCGCCGGAGCAGGTGCGCGACTACCTCCGGGCGCTCGCACTGGCAGGCGTCCGGCACGAGGCCATGTGGCTCGACACGGGGCACGACGGCTACGACGGCCGCCACCACGTCGCCGTGCTGCGGCGCGCCATCGGTTTCCTGGGCCGCGAGCTGTGCGGCTCCGGCCGCCCGGACTCCCGGGCGGCGCGCCGGCCGACCCCAGACGTCCCGCTCCGGCCGGAGCGGGATCCCGGACCGCCGCCGGACGCGGCCACCGGGACGGGCACCACCCCAGCACACCGGAGAGGAGGACATCGTGCAGAAGGACGTCGTCAACAACGACCCGCTGGCGGGTGA
- a CDS encoding MFS transporter produces the protein MARASSSGGADGLGLRGAPGGHPRPAPDGTPDGPDRGARRRGTPRDIGLLWGANTADALGTQMSGVAFPLLLLGLGHPPATVGLLAGAGVLVTLVCGPVAAVAADRGLRKPVMAGSAVVAAAAMGAVALSVAGGRPPLALLLGALLVERTATACFEAAARGTVALVAAPREVPRVVAGLEAGDRAALLAGPLLGGVLYQLARPLPFAADALSYVVTSLCVRSMRSDLRAGSAAAAPSPDDTPGAAPLPAPDPAGPPGESPRRPAPPHPPGTPAPAPATPGAPVPGGAADVPDAGPPERTPTPLSAPASHARDALAGLVLLRCAPRLRLILVWTTTVNAALAALYFAAIFALQDRGGPVAMGLVLAASGGAGLAGALAAPAVVRRVGGARTLVAVTWLTVLPAAGLTVARSPWGLGACFGAFCLLLAPATVVVQSTVVADTPHHLQARTGALMAMAVVGAGAGSPVVAGMLATYAGPAATPAVCALALAVLALFTGLRADRLRSGGRP, from the coding sequence ATGGCACGTGCTTCGTCTTCCGGCGGCGCCGACGGCCTCGGCTTACGGGGCGCGCCGGGCGGACACCCCCGCCCGGCCCCGGACGGCACACCCGACGGCCCCGACCGCGGTGCCCGCCGCCGCGGGACCCCGCGTGACATCGGACTGCTGTGGGGCGCCAACACCGCCGACGCCCTCGGCACCCAGATGTCCGGCGTCGCCTTCCCGCTGCTCCTCCTCGGACTCGGCCACCCGCCGGCGACCGTCGGGCTCCTCGCCGGCGCGGGCGTGCTCGTCACCCTGGTGTGCGGGCCGGTCGCGGCGGTGGCGGCGGACCGGGGACTACGCAAACCCGTGATGGCCGGCTCCGCCGTCGTGGCCGCGGCGGCCATGGGCGCGGTGGCCCTGTCGGTGGCGGGCGGCCGTCCCCCGCTCGCGCTGCTCCTCGGTGCGCTGCTCGTCGAACGCACGGCCACCGCGTGCTTCGAGGCCGCCGCCCGCGGCACCGTCGCGCTCGTCGCCGCGCCCCGGGAGGTGCCCCGCGTCGTGGCCGGGCTGGAGGCCGGCGACCGCGCCGCGCTCCTGGCCGGTCCGCTCCTCGGCGGGGTGCTGTACCAGCTCGCCCGGCCCCTGCCCTTCGCGGCCGACGCGCTGTCGTACGTGGTGACATCCCTGTGCGTCCGGTCCATGCGCTCCGACCTCCGGGCCGGCTCGGCCGCGGCCGCCCCCTCACCGGACGACACGCCGGGGGCCGCGCCCCTGCCCGCACCGGATCCGGCGGGCCCGCCCGGCGAATCCCCGCGGCGGCCGGCACCGCCGCACCCGCCCGGCACCCCGGCCCCCGCTCCCGCGACGCCCGGCGCCCCCGTGCCCGGCGGTGCGGCGGACGTCCCGGACGCCGGACCCCCCGAGCGGACGCCCACTCCGCTGAGCGCGCCGGCCTCGCACGCCCGCGATGCCCTCGCCGGCCTCGTACTGCTCCGTTGCGCGCCCCGCCTGCGTCTCATCCTGGTCTGGACCACCACGGTCAACGCGGCACTCGCCGCCCTCTACTTCGCCGCGATCTTCGCGCTCCAGGACCGCGGCGGCCCGGTCGCGATGGGGCTGGTGCTGGCGGCGTCCGGCGGCGCCGGGCTGGCCGGCGCCCTCGCCGCGCCCGCCGTCGTACGGCGGGTGGGCGGCGCCCGGACGCTGGTGGCCGTGACCTGGCTGACGGTGCTCCCCGCCGCCGGCCTCACCGTGGCAAGGTCGCCCTGGGGCCTCGGGGCCTGCTTCGGGGCGTTCTGCCTGCTGCTCGCACCGGCCACGGTGGTCGTCCAGTCCACCGTCGTCGCCGACACCCCGCACCACCTCCAGGCGAGGACCGGCGCGCTGATGGCCATGGCGGTCGTGGGGGCCGGGGCCGGTTCGCCGGTGGTCGCCGGGATGCTCGCGACCTACGCCGGCCCCGCGGCGACCCCGGCGGTCTGCGCCCTGGCCCTCGCCGTCCTCGCCCTGTTCACCGGCCTCCGGGCCGACCGTCTGCGCTCCGGAGGCCGGCCGTGA